A stretch of DNA from Tachyglossus aculeatus isolate mTacAcu1 chromosome 5, mTacAcu1.pri, whole genome shotgun sequence:
CCGGCGCACGGACGAACAGGACTTGAGGGACTTGGCGCTGCGTCACTCAGGGAAGGGGGACCGACGGGAAACAGAAGGATGGGCTCAACCTCAGGTCCTGATCCTTCCATAGAGGAAGAATCATTATCGGGTAGTctaagggacctggattctaattccagctctacccccTGACTgagaggccaagctgcttccccgtaGTCACCGTTCCCAACTGAACCCACTCACCTGAtctccatggaatcgctatggggcCGTAGAGTCCAGAGACCGGACCCTCGGTGGAGTCTTCTAAACTGTGTCGCACCCTCATTTATGCAACTCTGCGAGCTCTCTGTCGTTGTGAGAGAAAATTGTGTCACACTGTAGCCCCTTCTCGGAAATTAATAATTATAAACCTTTAAGGTCTAAGTTCATTAAGATCTTTGAAGAGGAAACACCCTTTTCTTTTCCATGTAGAAATTAGCCTTTGGAGAGAGTGATTGATTTCACCAGAAAAATTATGttttcagtccctttcccatactgAACAGAGGACTGTCTTAAGATGTGCTTAGTTCACTGGGCAGGTGTGAATATAAATGTCTATTCGTAACTAAGAAttctctagctctcttcctcccttcaaagccctactgagagctcacctcctccaggaggcctttccagactgacccccctccttcctctccctctccccctccgccctacctccttcccctcctcacagcacctatatagtttgtacagatttattactctatttattttacttgcacctatttaccattctatttgttttgtgaatatattttgttttgttgtctgtctcccccttctagactgtgagcctgttgttgggtagggaccatctctttatgttgccaacctgtacttcccaagtgcttagtccagtgctctgcacatagtaagcgctcaataaatacgattgatgatgatgatgatgacgatgcaacAAAACGAATAAAAGGCTGGCCTAGCCTGACTCATTACCTGGAATATTCTTCAACACCCCGGGAGGAGTGGGGGGTAGGTAGGCCCTAGGAGGTGGCGGCGGCGGGCGAGGAGAGCCCACCCCCCCCAGGAGCGAGGTAGACTCCCCCGGGGAACCGGGCGGCCCCGAGCCGGGTGGCTGAGGCGACCCGGACAAACGGCCGCCTTTCGGCACCCACTTGAATCAAAAGTGAGATTTAATCGCTCGTTCCGGCACCACGACGTGTCGCGGTGGGGGCTGGGGTCCTCGTCCGCCCCGACTCCGTGTCCCACCAGTCACGGTCCGCCACGGCCTCTTACGGGGTCTCGTCTGGCCGTTGGGCGGCCCGTTTGGCTCCCGGGGGCCCGGCCTCGGGGTCCACGTGTATCTGGCTTGGCCAAAGTTGTCCCCgggcgggcccgggggaggatggcGGCTCGCCTTGGTGTTCGGCCCCAAGGACTTCAGGTTTCGCTGGGCGGTCCTGGAacgagaggagagacagagttgGAGGCGGTCATTTGATCGGATTTAttcggcgcttactgtgcgcggagcgctggactgagtgcttggaaagtacaatccagcaacgaagagacacaatccctacccacaccgggGTGCACAGGCTGGGgcggggaagacggacatcaaaacaagtaaacagggatcaatataaataaatagaattatagctatataattaggtgacgcggaagggagggggagctgaggaaaaggggggcttagtctgggaaggcctcttggacgaggtgagcctttagtagcTGGCGGTTGGCACAGGGAGCAGAAACTcgttattcattcaatagcagcaatattattatcattaataataatactaacaattctggtatttattaagcacttactctgtgcctggcactttactaagcgcttgggtgggtacgaggaagtcgggttggacacagtccctgtcctgcatagggctcaaaaaacccccattttacaaatgaggtagctgaggcacagaagtgacgtgacttgtcaaggccgcacagcagacgagtggcagagccaggattagaactcaggtccttctggctcccttagtcccgtgctctatcctctttgctgtgtgcaaagcactgtaataagcgcttggaagagtacaagataagaacagacagacacattccctgcccacaacgagatcatAGTCATCACAAACTACGAGGAGTTCACGCTTTTAGGGAACTCTTTTCCCACAAGGCCATAAACCTTCTTTCCCCCTTGGtaacttgttaatcaatcaatccatcaatggtgtttactatgAGGCCAGAAATgcattacttcccaagtgcttagtacagtgctctgcacacagtaagcactcaataaatacgatcgattgattgattgattaattaccaaCTAAGGGTTTGCACTTGTAGGGAAGGCATTTTTTTCCACAACCATTTCAACTCGCACCTTGTCaaagcccctgccccctcccttcttccctccctaacatcatcatcatcaatcgtatttattgagcgcttactgtgtgcagagcactgtactaagcgctcgggaagtacaaattggcaacatatagagacagtccctacccaacagtgggctcacagtctaaaagggggagagagagaacaaaaccaaacatactaacaaaataaaataaatagaatagatatgtacaagtaagataagtaaatagagtaataaatatgtacaaacatatatacatatatacaggtgctgtggggaagggaaggaggtaagacgggggctgttcgctctccaatggctttttcctcaCTGGCTTCGACACACGCCCATGTCTCCCCGATCCTAAAAAAGCCTCTCCTTTGATCCCACGgcctcctccagttatcacccatctCTCttctaccgttcctctccaaacccctcggGCGAGCCGTCTACACCGGCTGTCTCAAATTcgtctccttcaattctctccttgaccccctccagtctgccttccgtccccttcgccccccagaaaccatcctctcaggtcaccgatgacctccttcttgacaaatgcaacggcctctactccatcctaatcctcctcgacctctcggctgccttcgacactgtggaccgccaCCTCCTTCTGGAAATGCTATCCGACCTCGGCTTcgctgacgctgtcctctcctggttctcctcttatctctccggccattcattcccggtctccttcgtgggctcctcctcttcctcccacccaacagtgggggtcTCTCGACGTTCaggtctgggtcctcttctattctgcatctacacccgctcccttggagaacccatctgctcccatgacttcaactcccacctctatgtgaTGATCCCCAAGTCTCCAACTCCAGCACCGATCTCTCTCCGCAgactcgcatttcttcctgccttcaagacgtctcttcttggatgtcccgcccaacacctccaacttaacgtatccaaaacagagctcatctTTCCACTCAATCCCTACCTTcctctggactttcccatcactgtagatatggcaccatcatcctccctgactGACAAGCCTGGAACCTCGGCACTgttctagactcatctctctcattcaatccacacacagtctatacttcacgctgctgcccggatcacctttatacagaaacgctctgggcatgttactcccctcctcaaaaatctccagtggctgcctgtcaacctacgtatcaaggaaaactcctccctctcggcttcaaggctgtccatcacctcgccccctcctacctcacctcccttctctccttctccagcccagcccacactctctgctcccctgccgctaacctcctcaccgtacctcgttctcgcccgtcccgccgtcgacccccagcccacgtcctccccctggcccggaatgccctccctctgtacatccgccaagctctctctcttcctcccttcaaagccctactgagagctcacctcctccaagaggccttcccacactgagcccccttttttcctctccccctccccatcccccctgctctacctccttcccctccccacagcacctgtatatatgtttgtacagatttattactccattttacttgtacacatttactattctatttgttttgctaatgatgtgcatctagctttaattctgtttattctgacgacttgacacctgcccacgtgttttgttttattgtctgtctcccccttctagactgtgagcccgtcggtgggtggggactgtctctatatgtcgccaacttgtacttcccaagtgcttagtacagtgctctgcacacagtaagcgctcaataaatacgatcgaatgaatgaatgaattcagtcacccCCGTCTGCTGTCTGTTGAGACAGATCCCAACCCCTCGCCttcgtcctccctctgccctggaagggATTcatatcatcgatcgtatttattgagcgcttactatgtgcagagcactgtactaagcgcttgggaagtacaaattggcaacatatagagacagtccctacccagcagtgggctcacatcccttcatagtctctgtgcctccgttacctcagctgtaaaatggggcccaagactgtgagccccatgtgggacatagactgtgtcccacGTAATTACcatgtgtttagaatagtgctgggcacataataagcacttaacaaataccataattactaaggaACAGAACTGACCGATTTCTTAGGTAGCAGAGAAAAAACCAACTGGAGCATGTTGGTTCTATTTTTTGACCAATTCTGAGGTTTCCTGGGACCAGAGGACGTGAAAAACGACCCACCTGGTTGTTGGGTGAAAACCCGGAGGCTGGCAGGACAAATTCCACGGGTGGGAGTGCAGGTCCCAGGACTGGTGATAGAAgtcccggggcggggcggggaaatCTTGCGGTTCGGCCGGGAAGCCCCATGGACCGGAGTGAAAATCTCGCTTCTGGGCCGGGGAGCCCCACGGAGGGGTGTGAAAATCTCGCTCCTCGGCCGGGAGGCCCCAGGGCGCCGGGGAATTATGGCTAGGTCCTTGGTAGTTAGCGTTCCAGACTGGTCGCTTCGGCTGCTGTGACTCTCTGAAGCGATCCGGCCCGGACGCTTCTGGGCCGTCGTTGCTGAAAGATACGTTTGACAcagtcttttggactgtgagcccgctgctgggtagggactgtctctatatgttgccaacttgtacttcccaagcgcttagtacagtgctctgcacgcagtaagcgctcaataaatgtgattgattgattgattgattgacactgagtTAGCGATGACCGGAGAAGTCGCCGCTCGGACGTTTTCAGGGTGCCGGACGCCGCTCCTCTGTGTGGTGGTCGGCTCCCAGGCCGTGGGTTTTATCAAAAAAAGGCCCCACTGCATCCCCGGAGACCGGAAAGGAGTGTCTTTGAGGCGCTTCCGTGTCTTGTCTGTGGAAACAGAGCCGGTCCCTTGCCGTTCCCGGGGATGGCCTCTTTCCCAGGCTAAGGCAGTGGTGGGAAAATGAAAAAGAACTAGAGGTAGGGGGGCTCCTTCCCAAGTCTAGCCCTAGGTTGGGGGGGGGTGTGGTGTCCCGGTTACAAGGAGAACCCCAATCGGCGCCACACGAACCCCTGGACTTACTTCCGGATGGGTCCGTCCTGGAGGTCTCTGATGTAGTTTTTCCTTTCTATGGAATGTCCTCGGCAGCTGTTGAAcactgaggggagaggaggagggggaagggatggacagagaaagggagaggaggggacaggaggagagggaacGGGATGGGAGAGGACGGGAAGAGAAGGGTGGAgacgggaggggagggacggggacAGGAGTGCAGGAGAGGGGATGGTGTCAGGAATTAGACACTGAGCTGAAACCCTTCGACTGGGCCGGAATTTAGACCGTTCTCATGATaaccgatcaatcgatcgtatttactgagcgctcgcggTGTGAAGAACACTCTGTTgagtgcttcttctagactgtgagcccgttgttgggtggggattgcctccatttgttgctgaattgtactttccaagggcttagtacagtgctctgcacacagtaagcgctcgataaatactactgaacgaatgcttgagagagtataatgtaacagcatgacggacacattccctgcccacggtgagccgacagtctagaagggcagacagacattaatatacataaattaattaTGGCTATGGACCTAAGTgttgcggggcggggagggggggggtgaataaagggagcaaataatgctaataaaaataataatggtatttgttaagctcttactatgtgccaaacactgtcctaagcgctgtatCAGggcgacatggaagggagtgggagaagacctCAGTTCATCCCCTTCTTATAGTCACCCCTATATTTCTGACACTTCTCTTCTCCTAAAGAAGAGGAATCGTTACTGAATACATAAAAACAGAAATCCATCTCCAAAGCAtacagtagcgtggcctagtggaaagaccacaggcccgggagtagaaggccccaggttctaatcccggctctgtgacctcgggcaagtcgcttaccttctctgtgcctcagtttcctcatcggcaacaTGGAGATTCGATGcctgtcctcccacctcctcagattgtctgtctccccctctagactgtaaattcgttgtgggcagggaaaaactgtctgtttattgttacattatactcccccaagcgcttagtacagtgccctgcacgaagtgctcaataaaaacgaacgaatgaataaatgaatgggacccatttatcgtgtatctaccctggcgcttagtacagtgcttggcacataataagcgctgaacaaatactagaaatagtattatgattattatcatcaggtgggagaggacagggaaggtGGTTTAACCTTTAAACGTACGTTCTATTGCAGAATTTGGTTCCATGCCTTCAACATCAATTAGGTACCTGAAAGAGAGCGACATAATTCAACTTAGAAATGCgaacagagaaaagaaagaaacaacaacaaaaaagttggTCTTTGGATGCTTTATGCTGTTTTGAGGAAAAAACTCAGTTATGCcaggcctctagactgtgggttcattgtgggcagaaacctatctaccaatcaatcaatcaatcatatttattgagcgcttactgtgtgcagagcactggactaagcgcttgggaagtacaagttggcaacatatagagacagtccctacccaacagtgggctcacagtctagaagggggagacagagaacaaaaccatacatactaacaaaataaaacaaatagaatggatatgtacaagtaaaatagagtaataaatatgtacaaacatatatacaggtatataccaatacaactctgttgtactggactttcccaagcgctttgtgcagcgcttggcacatagtaagcgctcaatatgagaagcagcgtggctcagtggaaagagctcgggccttggagtcattggccatgggttcagatcccggctctgccacttagctgtgtgactttgggcaagtcacttcacttctctggacctcagttccctcatctgtaaaatggggatgaagactgtgagccccacatgggacaacctgatcaccttgtaacctccccaatgcttagaacagtgctttgcacatagtaagcacttaagaaatgccattattattattatttgtaaaatacACACCACAACCAGGTTAATTTTTAAAAGTAGCTCACCTGCAAACAAGATACCCGGTTCTGTTTAAACCGTGTGTACAGTGGACGCCAATAAGCTTGTCTACAAAACAAATGAAATTTACAATTCAATGAATAAAATTTCAGGGGTGAATCTGTATGCTCCCGATAAGTAACATTCACTATTTAATATTATCATCAACAGTTCATCCTGCGGGTGGGGGTCAAAGCTGAAGAGAaatacagaaagagagagaccccTATTTATAAAACCAAACCGAGTGACAAGGTGAGGACAGGTTTAAAATTTGGGGGCAGTGAGCCAGCACCAAGAATTTGGAATCTGCTTCCAAACCTCTTTCCGTGCCTGGGAGGAAACCAATTCTGGTGACTAATTGCCCGGAAggtcaagaaaaaaaataaaatcactcgGTCCTCGGGCAGTCAATGGCCTGCGGTCCCGGCTTGGGCTGTGAAAAATGGAACATAGCTTGTTAAgggcaagggaatgtgcctgctaattctgttggattgtactctcccaagcgcttagtacactgctctgtgaacagtaagccctccataaataccgtGAGTTGATCGATAGCTCTCGTGTGGGGAATGACCCGCAGCTCTGGACTGTGAGAAATGCGCCACGGTCTCTGGTGGGCTCCTCCGCCTTCGCGGAAATCCCCTCACggctcaggtctgggtccccttctcttctccatctccaccccttccctcggaggactcattcactcccacggcttcaactcccacctctatgcggatgattcccgaatccccctctccagccccgatctctctccctctctgcagtctcgtagttcttcctgccttcaagacgtatctacttggaggtcctcctgtcacctcaaacttagcacgtCCAAAACAGGGCCCCTCgtttccccacccaaaccctgtcctcccgctgaTTTTCTTGTCACCATAGACagcatctccctccttcctgcaaccttggcgttgtcctccactcatatctctcattcagcccGCATTTTcgatccgtcactaaatcctgccggttccaccttcacaacatcgccaaaatccgctctttcctctccatccaaaccgctaccatgttaaacCAAGCCCTTATCCCATCCCGCCAtgacgactgcatcagcctcctgaccctccccgctccagtccctacttcactccgccacccggatcgtttttctacaaaaacgttcaggccacgtctcctcgctcctcaaggacctccagggtTGCCCACCCgcctccgcatccaacaaaaaccCCTCCCCATTGGTTTttaagccgtccatcccctcgctccctcctacctcgcctcgctgctctcctactcccacccagctcgcacactttgctcctctaatttccTTATCCCACGGCCCTTCCCGTTGGCACCGTGACCTTCTCCGTTAGAGGGGAGACCCGCCTCGggggttgtgtctgtttattgctctgttgtcctctcccaagtgctcggtacagtgttctgcacacggtaagccctcggtCAATACGATTAACTGCCTGAGCCGGTCAGCCGTGTACACGGCGACTGTCGGCTCGTGGACACGGAACCGCTAATTCCGTTGGATGTATTCTCCGCTctgcgcatctcctccaagaagcctttcccgactaagcccccctttcctcttctcccacttccttctgcatcttcctgacttgccccctttattcatctcccctcccagccccacaccatttatgcgcacagctgtagttttatttatttatattaatgtctgtctccccttctagactgtaagatccctatgggcagggaacgtgtctgttatagtgttctaagcgcttagtacagagctccgcagtatagcctagtggatggtgtttggccctgggagtcacaaggacctggcttttaatctcagccctgccactcgtctgctgtgtgaccctgggcaagtcattttgcttctctgggccttagttccctcatctgtaaaatggggattaagaccgtgaaccccaggtgggacggggactgtgtccaacccgatttgcttgtatccacacgagtgcttagtacagtgcctggcacatagtaagcaaacaaatagcataatcaccatcgcatagtaagtgcataacaaataccacgattcttattattattattacagtatgcgctcaataaacgcaattgaCTGTTAGACTGGACCCCCCCGAGCGtttcgcccagtgctctgcaccgagtaagcgcccCACAGACAGCACGGATCGATTGCTCGGGAGGCTCCGGCTGGGCCCCAAACCCACCATTGTCCTTGTTTTCTCCCAGGAACTGGTTCACTG
This window harbors:
- the DUSP11 gene encoding RNA/RNP complex-1-interacting phosphatase isoform X1 — encoded protein: MSAGSRCRRRKTPNMATATAPEQEKEQEKEEEKGGRRRPGKGGSRLPDRWKDYLPLGRRMPGTRFIAFKVPLEKSFNGKLAPGERFSPSDLISRIRAQKEELGLIIDLTYTQRYYKPKELPDTLLYRKIFTVGHHVPDDGTIFKFKCAVNQFLGENKDNDKLIGVHCTHGLNRTGYLVCRYLIDVEGMEPNSAIELFNSCRGHSIERKNYIRDLQDGPIRNNDGPEASGPDRFRESQQPKRPVWNANYQGPSHNSPAPWGLPAEERDFHTPPWGSPAQKRDFHSGPWGFPAEPQDFPAPPRDFYHQSWDLHSHPWNLSCQPPGFHPTTRTAQRNLKSLGPNTKASRHPPPGPPGDNFGQARYTWTPRPGPREPNGPPNGQTRPRKRPWRTVTGGTRSRGGRGPQPPPRHVVVPERAIKSHF
- the DUSP11 gene encoding RNA/RNP complex-1-interacting phosphatase isoform X2 — protein: MSAGSRCRRRKTPNMATATAPEQEKEQEKEEEKGGRRRPGKGGSRLPDRWKDYLPLGRRMPGTRFIAFKVPLEKSFNGKLAPGERFSPSDLISRIRAQKEELGLIIDLTYTQRYYKPKELPDTLLYRKIFTVGHHVPDDGTIFKFKCAVNQFLGENKDNDKLIGVHCTHGLNRTGYLVCRYLIDVEGMEPNSAIELFNSCRGHSIERKNYIRDLQDGPIRKTAQRNLKSLGPNTKASRHPPPGPPGDNFGQARYTWTPRPGPREPNGPPNGQTRPRKRPWRTVTGGTRSRGGRGPQPPPRHVVVPERAIKSHF